Proteins from one Bacteroides mediterraneensis genomic window:
- a CDS encoding TonB-dependent receptor domain-containing protein — translation MARRMRLFFAALMSFGAAVLNAQVTTSAMSGHVSDEQGEDVISALIRVVHQPSGTTYSAITNTDGRWAIQGMRVGGPYEVEITYIGYTNKTIDDITLQLGETYNINVSLSEDITELGEVVVTGTRSKFAAEKTGATTNISNTQLTALPTVNRSISDIVRLSPYANGMGFAGGDSRSTNFTLDGANLNNNFGLSSALPGGGTPISMDAIDEVQVVVAPFDVRQTNFIGGGINAVTKSGTNTFKGTAYVYHNNENMHGNRIDNADLGERGTNRNTTYGFTLGGPIVKNKLFFFANAEYSKIPSVINRWRASEDGVADPDNYISRTTIVDLQKVRDFMMQRYGYDTGSFTDFPADESNLKLLGRIDWNITDNHHLAVRYNYTKNTAWNPVNGNSSDTGYRLRNMDRLSQYSMSFANSMYSMDNKVSTVSADLNSRFGNNISNQLLFTYTNIEDARGSNSSPFPFIDIMGGYETAADGTVTQSLTPYMSLGYELFSYNNRVQNKITTVTDNFTYYAGAHKITAGFSFEHQLANNSYMRGGTGYYRYRSLDDFLNGGVPETVGLAYGYNGETNPNAEVVFNQYGLYAQDEWNVQENLKLTGGIRFDLLTFNDDDLMRNNAIYDLDFGGRHIDTGAWPDGNVQISPRIGFTWDVFGDKSLKVRGGTGLFAGRLPLVFFTNMPTNSGMVQNLVHADTYYSNGVVTSSDPRLQNFAGGLVTDVNQIRELLGAPENISPDKGTVPSEIAGVDKNFKMPQVWKSSLAVDYQFPVAFPLTLTGEFTYTKNVNAVILDNYNIKPIDDSWEQLQGADNRYIYPSDYRYYNNFSNACVLTNTHKGYGWTMNLTATAEPVKNLHLMAAYTHTVMKEMSGMPGSNASSAWSGLYSVNGPNHVELHNSQYVIPDRVIASVSYTYHKDHFSLFYTGYRGAGYSFVYSNDLNGDGNNTDLMYIPKNDSEIHFTDESDRQLFWDFVNQDNYLKNHKGEYAEAYSAYAPWVHRFDFRWAHDFDLKLGKTTNKLQLSVDIMNVGNLFNSKWGVEKNMSNCNNGAILKVDKVENGTPYFSMFKNSDGTPLTSWTFNRNYDQCWKMQIGVKYYFN, via the coding sequence ATGGCAAGACGAATGCGATTATTTTTTGCTGCCCTAATGTCTTTTGGAGCGGCAGTTTTGAATGCTCAGGTTACTACTTCAGCAATGTCTGGACATGTTTCCGATGAACAGGGCGAAGACGTTATCAGTGCCTTAATCCGGGTCGTTCATCAACCTTCGGGTACAACTTATAGCGCAATTACTAATACAGATGGACGTTGGGCTATTCAAGGTATGCGTGTAGGTGGTCCATACGAAGTGGAAATCACCTATATCGGGTATACTAATAAAACCATTGATGATATTACACTTCAGTTAGGTGAAACCTATAACATCAATGTCAGTCTTTCCGAGGACATTACCGAATTAGGAGAGGTAGTTGTGACAGGTACCCGCTCCAAGTTTGCAGCCGAGAAAACTGGTGCAACAACCAACATTTCGAACACTCAGCTGACGGCTCTGCCTACCGTAAACCGCAGCATCTCGGACATCGTGCGTCTGTCGCCTTACGCTAACGGTATGGGCTTTGCCGGAGGAGACAGCCGTTCCACCAACTTCACGTTGGACGGTGCCAACCTGAACAACAACTTCGGACTTTCATCTGCCCTGCCTGGTGGCGGTACGCCTATTTCAATGGATGCTATCGACGAGGTACAGGTTGTGGTAGCCCCTTTTGACGTGCGTCAAACCAACTTCATCGGCGGCGGAATCAACGCCGTGACCAAATCTGGTACGAATACCTTCAAGGGTACGGCCTACGTCTATCACAACAACGAGAACATGCACGGCAACCGCATCGACAATGCTGACCTGGGCGAACGTGGCACCAACCGCAATACCACTTATGGTTTTACCTTGGGCGGACCGATTGTGAAAAATAAACTTTTCTTCTTTGCCAATGCCGAATATTCCAAGATCCCTTCGGTCATCAATCGTTGGCGTGCGTCGGAAGACGGTGTAGCTGATCCTGATAACTACATCTCACGTACTACGATAGTCGACTTGCAGAAAGTACGCGACTTCATGATGCAACGTTATGGCTACGATACCGGTTCATTTACTGATTTCCCGGCTGATGAAAGCAACTTGAAGCTGTTAGGACGTATTGACTGGAACATTACAGACAACCATCATCTGGCTGTTCGTTACAACTATACAAAGAATACCGCTTGGAATCCTGTCAACGGAAACTCCAGTGATACAGGATACCGTCTTCGTAACATGGACCGTTTGTCTCAATACTCCATGTCTTTTGCTAACTCAATGTACTCTATGGACAACAAGGTGAGCACCGTATCGGCCGACCTGAACAGCCGCTTCGGCAACAATATCTCCAACCAGCTGCTCTTCACCTATACGAACATCGAGGATGCGCGCGGCTCCAACTCTTCGCCCTTCCCTTTCATCGACATCATGGGAGGTTATGAAACAGCCGCAGACGGTACTGTTACACAGAGTCTTACTCCTTATATGAGTTTAGGTTATGAACTTTTCTCTTATAATAACCGTGTACAGAACAAGATTACAACCGTAACCGATAATTTCACTTATTATGCAGGTGCGCATAAAATTACGGCAGGTTTCAGTTTTGAACACCAATTAGCCAATAACTCTTATATGCGTGGAGGAACAGGTTATTACCGTTATCGTTCATTGGATGATTTCTTGAACGGTGGCGTTCCCGAAACAGTAGGCTTGGCCTATGGTTATAACGGCGAAACCAATCCGAACGCCGAAGTGGTATTCAACCAGTACGGCCTCTATGCGCAAGACGAGTGGAATGTACAGGAAAACCTGAAGTTGACGGGCGGTATCCGCTTCGACCTGCTGACCTTCAACGACGACGACCTGATGCGCAACAACGCTATTTATGACCTGGACTTCGGTGGCCGCCACATCGACACCGGTGCTTGGCCTGACGGCAACGTACAGATTTCACCGCGTATCGGCTTTACCTGGGATGTATTTGGTGACAAAAGTCTGAAGGTGCGTGGTGGTACGGGACTCTTTGCCGGTCGTTTACCGCTAGTGTTCTTCACCAACATGCCGACCAACTCAGGCATGGTGCAGAACCTGGTACATGCCGACACTTATTATTCAAACGGCGTCGTGACCTCGTCCGACCCCCGTTTGCAGAATTTTGCTGGCGGACTAGTAACAGATGTCAACCAGATCCGCGAGCTGCTCGGTGCACCCGAAAATATCAGCCCCGATAAGGGTACGGTACCCAGTGAGATTGCCGGTGTGGACAAGAACTTCAAGATGCCGCAGGTGTGGAAGTCGTCACTGGCCGTGGACTATCAGTTCCCCGTGGCCTTCCCGTTGACACTGACTGGTGAGTTTACCTATACGAAAAACGTGAACGCCGTCATCTTGGACAACTACAACATCAAGCCCATCGACGACAGCTGGGAACAGCTTCAGGGAGCTGACAACCGCTACATCTACCCTAGCGATTACCGTTACTACAACAACTTCAGCAACGCCTGCGTGCTGACCAACACTCACAAGGGCTACGGCTGGACCATGAACCTGACGGCCACCGCTGAACCGGTGAAGAACCTGCACCTGATGGCCGCCTACACCCATACGGTGATGAAGGAAATGTCCGGCATGCCGGGCAGCAACGCCTCATCGGCCTGGTCGGGACTTTACTCGGTGAACGGTCCGAACCACGTGGAGCTGCACAATTCACAGTACGTCATCCCAGACCGCGTCATCGCTTCCGTCAGCTACACCTATCATAAGGACCACTTCAGCCTGTTCTATACCGGCTACCGGGGTGCAGGCTACAGCTTCGTCTACTCCAACGACCTCAACGGCGACGGCAACAACACCGACTTGATGTACATCCCCAAGAACGACAGCGAAATCCACTTCACCGACGAAAGTGACCGCCAGCTCTTCTGGGACTTCGTCAACCAAGACAACTATCTGAAGAATCATAAGGGCGAGTATGCCGAAGCCTACAGCGCATACGCTCCCTGGGTACACCGCTTCGACTTCCGCTGGGCTCACGACTTCGACCTGAAGCTGGGCAAGACCACCAACAAGCTACAACTGAGCGTGGACATCATGAACGTGGGTAACCTCTTCAACTCCAAGTGGGGTGTAGAAAAGAACATGAGCAACTGCAACAACGGCGCCATCCTGAAGGTGGACAAGGTGGAGAACGGCACGCCCTACTTCTCCATGTTCAAGAACAGCGACGGCACACCGCTTACCAGCTGGACGTTCAACCGCAACTACGACCAGTGCTGGAAGATGCAGATTGGTGTGAAGTACTACTTCAATTAA
- a CDS encoding glycoside hydrolase family 20 protein has translation MNRLFLWCLLSAFILVADNVCAQYQVNLVPAPVQLEKGNGFFQFTEEVVISVENEEQESLAADFADLFTVPAGFTPNVEMGATNAEISLVTDRNLKKEAYRLEVTEKGIRVYASEPSGFFYAFQTLRLLLPADIENSTLTNQEWKVPVVEIKDEPRFGYRSMMLDVARCFIPKEEVLRMVDCMAMLKLNTLHLHLSDDTGWRLEIKKYPRLTEVGAWRVDRGNLPFYARLNQQEGEKATLGGFYTQDDMAEIVAYAMDRRITVIPEIDVPAHSCAALAAYPELACPVVKDKITVLPGLGGRNPEMIYCAGNEKVFTFLQDVIDELLQLFPSPYINMGGDEATKTYWKVCPLCQKRMQEEHLKEVEDLQGYFMGRLNDYIRSKGRILMGWDELTNSQLPEGAVILGWQGLGNAALKAADKGLDFVMTPARILYLIRYQGPQWFEPLTYFGNNTMRGVYDYEPVQADWKPEYEKHLLGVQASMWTEFCSTAADVTYMVFPRLAALAEVAWSPKGAKNWEHFQLGLDNYLAHLEKKGMVYAKSMYNIQHTVMPENGKLRVKLECERTDVKIRYTLDGREPDMCSLVYTEPLSLEKGTTLRCASFIGDMRKGEILTLSLSDNKATGKPVLGANPRTTLLTNGVRGSLRQSDFEWCTWDNLSSATFTVDLQRVESIHKVVLGCLTNYGMAVHKPKNLTVEISEDNRRFTQVGQREFSEEAIFRNGNYVEDVTFTFDKRKARYVRVTAKGFGACPAYHYMRPGQPARYYFDEIQVE, from the coding sequence ATGAATAGATTGTTTTTGTGGTGTCTGTTGAGTGCTTTTATTTTGGTCGCAGATAATGTATGTGCACAATATCAAGTGAATCTTGTTCCGGCTCCTGTACAATTGGAAAAAGGAAATGGTTTTTTCCAATTCACGGAAGAGGTTGTTATTTCTGTAGAAAATGAGGAGCAGGAAAGTCTTGCTGCTGATTTCGCTGATTTGTTTACAGTGCCAGCCGGATTTACTCCTAACGTAGAGATGGGTGCTACAAATGCGGAAATATCACTGGTTACCGACCGGAATCTGAAGAAGGAGGCCTACCGATTAGAGGTGACAGAGAAGGGTATACGGGTGTATGCGTCTGAACCGAGTGGTTTCTTTTATGCTTTTCAGACGTTGAGATTATTATTACCTGCTGATATCGAGAACTCTACTTTGACGAATCAAGAATGGAAGGTACCAGTTGTTGAGATAAAGGATGAGCCGCGTTTTGGCTATCGGAGCATGATGCTGGATGTGGCGCGATGCTTTATCCCGAAGGAGGAGGTCTTGCGTATGGTGGACTGTATGGCAATGCTGAAGTTGAATACGTTACATCTGCATTTGTCGGACGATACGGGATGGAGGCTGGAAATCAAGAAATATCCCCGGCTGACGGAAGTCGGTGCGTGGAGAGTGGACAGGGGAAACTTGCCGTTCTATGCCCGCCTGAATCAGCAGGAGGGAGAAAAAGCTACATTGGGTGGATTTTATACACAGGACGATATGGCGGAGATTGTGGCGTATGCCATGGACCGCAGGATTACGGTTATTCCGGAAATTGATGTGCCGGCCCATTCGTGCGCGGCACTGGCTGCTTATCCGGAGCTGGCGTGCCCTGTAGTGAAAGACAAGATTACGGTTCTGCCCGGATTGGGAGGGCGTAATCCGGAGATGATTTATTGTGCCGGGAATGAAAAGGTCTTTACGTTCTTGCAGGATGTGATTGATGAGTTGTTGCAGCTGTTTCCTTCTCCTTATATTAATATGGGAGGTGATGAGGCAACCAAGACTTATTGGAAGGTGTGCCCGCTGTGCCAGAAGAGGATGCAGGAAGAGCATCTGAAAGAGGTGGAAGACTTGCAGGGATATTTTATGGGACGGTTGAACGACTACATCCGGAGTAAAGGACGTATTCTGATGGGTTGGGACGAGCTGACTAACAGCCAGCTGCCGGAAGGGGCTGTCATTTTAGGCTGGCAGGGGCTCGGCAATGCCGCATTGAAGGCGGCAGATAAGGGACTGGACTTCGTGATGACGCCGGCTCGCATACTTTATCTGATTCGCTATCAGGGGCCTCAGTGGTTTGAACCGCTGACTTATTTCGGAAATAATACGATGCGGGGGGTATATGATTATGAACCTGTGCAGGCAGACTGGAAACCGGAATATGAAAAACATTTGCTGGGGGTACAGGCTTCCATGTGGACGGAATTTTGTTCTACGGCAGCCGATGTGACCTATATGGTATTCCCTCGTCTGGCCGCATTGGCCGAGGTGGCATGGTCGCCAAAGGGAGCCAAAAACTGGGAGCACTTCCAGCTGGGACTGGATAATTACCTGGCACATTTGGAGAAAAAAGGAATGGTTTATGCCAAGTCGATGTATAATATTCAGCATACGGTGATGCCTGAGAATGGGAAGTTGCGGGTAAAACTGGAATGTGAGCGTACGGATGTGAAAATACGTTATACGCTCGATGGAAGAGAACCTGATATGTGTTCTCTTGTATATACGGAGCCGTTAAGTCTGGAGAAAGGGACCACTTTACGATGTGCCTCGTTCATCGGGGATATGAGAAAAGGAGAAATCCTGACATTGTCGCTTTCGGATAATAAGGCGACGGGAAAGCCGGTGCTGGGTGCGAATCCAAGGACTACTTTGCTGACGAATGGGGTACGGGGAAGTCTGCGTCAGTCTGATTTTGAATGGTGTACCTGGGATAACCTTTCATCGGCCACTTTTACGGTAGACTTGCAGCGAGTGGAATCTATACATAAAGTGGTATTAGGTTGCCTGACCAATTATGGAATGGCAGTGCACAAGCCTAAGAATCTGACGGTGGAAATATCGGAAGATAATCGCCGCTTTACTCAGGTAGGGCAACGAGAATTTTCGGAAGAGGCCATCTTCAGAAACGGGAATTATGTGGAGGACGTGACCTTCACATTCGATAAGCGGAAAGCCCGCTACGTGCGGGTTACTGCAAAGGGATTTGGAGCTTGTCCGGCCTATCATTATATGCGGCCCGGGCAGCCGGCACGTTATTACTTTGACGAGATACAAGTGGAATGA
- a CDS encoding family 20 glycosylhydrolase, with amino-acid sequence MKHLILCGVMWLCGLGLAVAQSVPQVIPALQQWKSAKGRLVLPESGKVIVSSDEEEALKQSAEILVQDLKTMFGWDYRVVTGKKEKGAVFLTLGKSDEALGDEGYRMGIRSEVTIEAPTPKGVFWGTRTLLQMIHNQPEGLMKGQATDFPLYPNRGFMIDVARKFFTMDYLRDYVKILSFYKLNELQVHLNDNGFVEFFGNDWNKTYAAFRLESERYPGLTAKDGSYTKAEFRDFQKMAASYGVNVIPEIDVPAHSLAFTHYNPRLAADNKAYGMDHLDLYKQEVYDFVDSLFDEYLSGEDPVFVGPEVHIGTDEYNQKESEQFRHFTNHYLDFVSKYGKTPRLWGSLSVMKGETPVDLKGKVVSAWNYDWMDVQTCLDAGAKVVNLCDGLLYLVPAAHYYYDFLNYQWLYENWMPEMMRADDPKMTVRHPNFLGAMLAVWNDRVGNGISEQDVHYRTFPGLQVVCEKMWKGDNAGQVPFEQFMALCAATPEAPGVNLLAKVDKQTTLVGAEKEVVLSGMEVVTTEVDEIGYPYAVEFELCPDSVPNIDAILFKGPHSEFVSNWQNTGKFAFRRDGYEFVFHAYRLPVGTWTKVRIEGDVKGTSLFVNGQLQERLEGRVGEIYNEKRNRKDRFWYQETLIFPLKQLGDTKMGFKGKVKNLVCIPL; translated from the coding sequence ATGAAGCATCTGATTTTATGTGGTGTGATGTGGCTGTGTGGATTGGGCCTGGCCGTGGCTCAAAGTGTTCCGCAGGTAATTCCTGCCTTGCAGCAGTGGAAGTCGGCCAAGGGTAGACTGGTATTGCCGGAATCGGGCAAGGTAATCGTTTCTTCGGACGAGGAAGAAGCGTTAAAGCAGAGTGCCGAAATATTGGTGCAGGACCTGAAAACGATGTTTGGATGGGATTATCGTGTGGTTACCGGAAAGAAAGAAAAAGGAGCGGTATTTCTGACCCTGGGCAAATCGGATGAGGCCCTGGGTGACGAAGGTTACCGGATGGGAATCCGAAGCGAAGTGACGATTGAAGCGCCTACTCCGAAAGGGGTTTTCTGGGGAACACGCACCTTGTTGCAGATGATTCATAATCAGCCGGAAGGACTGATGAAAGGGCAGGCCACGGATTTTCCCTTGTATCCGAACCGGGGATTCATGATTGACGTGGCCCGCAAGTTCTTTACGATGGATTATTTGCGTGATTATGTGAAGATTCTTTCGTTTTATAAATTGAATGAACTTCAGGTGCATTTGAATGACAATGGGTTTGTGGAGTTCTTTGGGAATGACTGGAACAAGACGTATGCGGCTTTCCGTCTGGAAAGTGAACGTTATCCGGGACTGACGGCAAAGGATGGCTCTTATACGAAGGCGGAATTCCGGGATTTCCAGAAGATGGCGGCCTCGTACGGGGTCAATGTGATTCCGGAAATTGATGTGCCGGCTCATTCCTTGGCTTTTACGCATTACAATCCCCGGTTGGCGGCAGATAATAAAGCATACGGAATGGACCATCTGGATTTATACAAACAGGAAGTGTATGATTTTGTGGATTCTCTTTTCGATGAGTATTTGTCGGGAGAAGACCCGGTGTTTGTGGGACCGGAGGTACATATCGGAACGGATGAATATAATCAGAAAGAATCGGAACAGTTCCGTCATTTCACGAATCATTACCTGGACTTTGTGTCGAAATATGGGAAGACGCCGCGTTTGTGGGGAAGTCTGAGCGTCATGAAGGGAGAAACGCCTGTCGATTTGAAAGGGAAAGTGGTAAGTGCCTGGAATTACGATTGGATGGATGTACAGACCTGCCTGGATGCAGGAGCCAAGGTGGTGAATTTGTGTGATGGATTGTTGTATTTGGTTCCTGCAGCACATTATTATTATGATTTTCTGAACTATCAATGGCTATATGAAAACTGGATGCCAGAAATGATGCGTGCGGATGACCCGAAGATGACTGTACGTCATCCCAATTTCTTAGGTGCCATGCTGGCAGTTTGGAATGACCGGGTGGGTAATGGCATTAGTGAACAGGATGTGCATTACCGTACCTTCCCAGGTTTGCAGGTGGTGTGTGAAAAGATGTGGAAAGGAGATAATGCAGGTCAAGTGCCTTTTGAACAATTCATGGCGCTTTGTGCGGCTACTCCTGAGGCCCCGGGGGTAAATTTGCTGGCTAAGGTGGACAAGCAGACTACACTGGTTGGAGCAGAAAAAGAAGTTGTTTTGTCTGGAATGGAAGTGGTGACTACGGAGGTGGATGAAATCGGATATCCGTATGCGGTAGAATTTGAATTGTGTCCGGATTCCGTTCCGAATATTGATGCAATACTGTTTAAAGGCCCGCATTCAGAATTTGTTTCCAACTGGCAGAATACAGGAAAATTTGCTTTCCGCCGTGACGGTTATGAGTTTGTGTTCCATGCGTATCGTTTGCCTGTAGGAACATGGACAAAAGTGAGGATAGAAGGTGATGTGAAAGGTACATCTTTGTTTGTAAACGGTCAGTTGCAGGAAAGACTGGAAGGCCGTGTCGGTGAGATATATAATGAAAAGAGGAACCGGAAAGACCGTTTCTGGTATCAGGAAACACTGATTTTCCCTTTGAAGCAGTTGGGCGATACCAAAATGGGATTTAAGGGTAAGGTGAAGAATTTAGTATGTATTCCACTTTAA